Genomic segment of Agrobacterium larrymoorei:
GGCCGTTTTGACCAAATCGGATGCGCTGACGGATCAGACGAATTCCACGATTCTTACCTCGCTCGTTTCGCTGGGTATTCTTTTCATCCTGGCTATCGTCACCTCGCTTTGGGTTTCCGCACGCGGCATCACCGGGCCCATCAGCCGCCTCAGCTCGCGTATGGTTTCACTCGCCGGTGGCGAGACGAAGCCTGAAATCGAAGGCGTGAACCGCAAGGATGAGGTCGGCCAGATGGCGCAGGCGGTTTCCGTATTCCGCGAAAATGCGCTGGAACGCGCCCGTCTGGAACAGGAAGCCGATGCCAATCGCAGCCTGTCGGAGAAGGAGCGGATTGCGCGTGAAGAGCAGAAGGCACGCGAAGCAGCCGATACGCAGTTTGCCGTCGATAATCTCGCAAACGGCCTGTCGCGCCTGTCGGAAGGCGATGTGTCCTACCGCATCAGCCAGCCTTTCGTAGACCATCTGGATGTCGTGCGTAACAACTTCAACGCTTCCGCCGAAAAGCTTCAGTCGGCTCTTTCCCGCGTGGCCGAAAATGCCCGCGGTATCGATGCCGGTGCCAACGAGATCCGTGCTGCCGCAGACGATCTGGCAAAGCGCACCGAACAGCAGGCAGCTTCGGTCGAAGAGACAGCCGCGGCTCTGGAAGAGATCACGACCACGGTGAAGGATTCGACCAAGCGTGCGCAGGAGGCAGGCCACCTCGTTGCCCGTGCCCGCACAGGTGCCGAGCAGTCGGGCAATGTCGTTCGCAAGGCCGTCGTTGCCATGGAGCAGATCGAAAAGTCCTCGTCTGAAATCTCCAACATCATCAGCGTTATCGATGAGATCGCCTTCCAGACCAACCTTCTGGCGCTCAATGCCGGTGTCGAAGCCGCGCGTGCGGGTGAGGCGGGCAAGGGCTTTGCGGTGGTGGCTCAGGAAGTGCGTGAACTTGCCCAGCGTTCGGCCAATGCCGCCAAAGATATCAAGGCGCTAATCACGACCTCCAACACGCAGGTTCAGCAGGGCGTCGAACTCGTCGGTGAAACCGGTCGTGCGCTGGAAACCATCGTGACGGAAGTGCAGGAGATCAACCGACACGTCATGGCCATCGTGGAATCGGCACAGGAACAGTCTTCCGGTCTGCAGCAGATCAATACTGCCGTCAACCAGATGGATCAGGACACGCAGAAGAACGCGGCGATGGTGGAAGAATCGACTGCCGCCAGCCACAGCCTTGCGCGGGAGGCGGCGTCTCTCAACCAGCTTCTCGGCCAATTCAAGCTTGCCGGTTCCTACGAAGCGCCGGTTCGCGCAGCAACGCAGGCCGAACGCCCGGCCCCGTCACCAGCCCGCGCACTTGGCCGCAAAATCGCCTCCGCCTTCAATGGCAATGCAGCGGTGAAGCAGGACTGGGAAGAGTTTTGATAGGCGCAAACTGACGATGTGAAAGAAGAAAACCGGGCGTCATTGGCGCCCGGTTTTTTGTTGTTGAAGAGTACCCTTCATCTACCGATTCAATTCGCTCCCAAACAGATTCCGAAAACCGCTCCAACTCTTTGAAACAGAATCACAACATCTCCAGCGATGTCTTCTTTTGCTGGGGCGGGAAGGCGGCGTCCAGCGCGGTCCAGTCCTCTTCGCTGATCTCTAGGTCCGGCGCGCCGCGATTTTCCTCGACCCTCTCAGGCCTTGCACTTTTGGGGATGGCAAGAACGCCATCGCGCTCCAGCAGAAACGCCAATGCCACCTGCGCCGGTGTGACCTGATACGCTTTTGCTATGCGGATGAGTTCGTGGTTGTTGAGAAGCCGCCCTTGTTCGATGGGGGAGTAGGCCATGATCGGCACACTATGCTGCTGGCACCATGGCAGCAGATCATATTCCGGTCCGCGACGGGAGAGATTGTAAAGCACCTGATTGGCGGCGCAGTTGCTGCCGTTTTCCACCGCAAACAGTTCTTCCATATCGTCCGTATCGAAATTGGAAACGCCCCAATCGGCGATCTTGCCGTCCTGTTTCAGCTGCTCGAAGGCTGCGACGGTTTCCTCCAGCGGGTATGAGCCGCGCCAGTGCAGCAGGTAGAGATCCAGCTGCTCCACGCCCAGCCGCTTCAGGCTGCGCTCGCAGGCGTCGATCGTGCCAAGCGCGCTGGCATTGTATGGATAGACTTTGCTGACGAGGAAGACGTCGTTGCGTAGATCCCGGATTGCCTTTCCGACGACGTCTTCCGAACGTCCATCGGCATACATTTCCGCCGTATCGACAACCGTCATGCCAAGCTCTATGGCCTTGCGGATGCTTGCCACTTCCTGCGCTTCGGAAGACCGGCTATCGCCCATGTTCCAGGTGCCGATGCCAAGTGCTGGAATGTTCTTGCCGGAGGGCAGGGTGACGGTTGGAATGTCATCATACATAAGGCTTCTCCCGTTTGGTCTCGGTACCATAACCGAAATGCGCGAAGCGTCGATCCATCAAAACTTGTGACGCATCGCATTCGTATGGGTCGCTGGTTTTCGGCTCTGGGGGCGAATAATGTAGCGTTTCCGAGGGGACTTAAATGACTATCGAAACATTCATAGCGCTGCTGCTTTTCGCCTTCACGACATCGATCACGCCGGGGCCGAACAATATGATGCTCTTTGCATCGGGCGTGAATTTCGGCTTTCGAAGGACCATTCCGCATATGCTGGGAATAGGTGTGGGTTTTCTGTCGTTGCTCATCGGCGTTGGGCTGGGGCTCGGTGCGCTGCTGCATTCCGTACCGATGCTTTATACGGCGTTGAAATTTGCAGGCGGCGCTTACCTCGTCTGGATTGCGTGGAAGATCGGCACGTCCCGTAGCCTCAGCGACAGCAAGACCGGCGCAGAGCCGATGACGTTTTTCGGCGCTGCCGCTTTTCAGTGGGTCAATCCCAAAGCCTGGGTTATGGCCGTTACCGCAATGGCCACCTACACGGATGAAAACCAGTATTTCCTCACCGTCATGCTGGTCGGCTTCGCTTTCGCCGCCGTCAATCTGCCGAGCGTCTCGACATGGGCAGGTTTTGGATCGGCACTGCGGGAGTGGCTTTCCGTCCCGGTGCGGCTGAAGTGGTTCAACATTACCATGGCCGTTCTTCTCGTCATCAGCCTGTGGCCGATGCTGAAATGAAAAAGCCCGCGCTCATGGCGCGGGCTCTCTGTCATTCCTGACCGAAGTGATCAGAACTCTTCCCAGGACTGTGCCGCAGCAGCCGAGCCGCCGCCGAAGGCGCCAGCGACCTTCTTCATCAACTGCCGGGTTGGGGATGCGACGGGTGCAGAAGAGGCCGATGCGACGTGGATCGAGCGGCTGCCCGTGTCACCATCGAGATTGAACTGGGCAAGCAGCTTGTTCAGCTCTGCCGCTTCCTTGGCAAGGCTGTGGCTGGCGGCGGTGGATTGTTCCACCATGGCCGCGTTCTGCTGGGTGCCCTGATCCATGGTGTTGACGGCGGAATTGATTTCCTGAATGCCGACCGACTGTTCGCGGGAGGATTCCACGATGGCGTTGACGTGGTGGTTGATCTGCTGAACTTCGGAAACGATACCTTCCAGCGCCGTGCCGGTATTGCCCACCAGATTGACGCCAGCCCGCACCTGATCGCCCGAGGTGACGATGAGGGTTTTGATTTCCTTTGCGGCGGTTGCCGAACGCTGCGCCAGTTCACGCACTTCCTGAGCCACGACGGCAAAGCCCTTGCCTGCCTCACCGGCACGCGCGGCTTCGACACCGGCATTGAGCGCCAGAAGGTTGGTCTGGAAGGCGATCTCATCGATCACGCCGATGATGTTGGAGATTTCACCGGACGATTTTTCGATCTGCTGCATGGCCAGAACGGCATCGCGAACGACCTGACCGGAATGTTCGGCGCTCAGTCTGGTTTTCGTCACCAGGCTGCCGACTTCTTCTGCGCGCTTGGCAGAGTCGCGAACGGTGGTGGCGATCTGCTCCAGAGCGGCTGCGGTTTCTTCCACCGAAGCGGCCTGCTGTTCGGTGCGCTTCGAGAGGTCATCGGCGGCGGAGCGAATTTCGTTCGCGCCAGCGTCGATACCACGGGCGTTCTTGCCAACGGAAGTCAAAGCCTGATGCAGCTTGCCAACGGAGTTGTTGAAGTCATTCCGCAGTCTGTCGAGGTGTTCCACGAATGGGGTAGCGATGCGGTAGCCGACATTGCCATCCGCAAGCTGGCCGAGACCATCGACAGCGAACTGAATATCTGCTGCTTCCTGCGCCTTCTGACGTTCGCGTTCGTGGCGCTCCTTCTCGGACATGGAGCGGTTGGCTTCCGCTTCCTGTTCCATGCGGACCTTGGCGATGGCGTTGTCCTTGAACACCTGAACGGCCTCCGCCATGTGGCCGATTTCATCCCTGCGGCCAACGCCGGGAACGTCCACGGCTGTCTCGCCGCCTGCAAGGCGTTTCATGGCGTTGGTCATGGCGATGATGGGACGTGAGATGCCCGCGCCGATGAGCATGCCTGCCGTCAGCGCAATGATGGCTGCGGCGACGAGGCTGCCCCAGATCAGCGTGATGGAGGAGGAAACAGTGGCTTCGTTTGCCGCGGAACGCGCGATGAGGAGGCTGCCTTCTTCGCTCTGCATGTCTTTGATCAAATCGCGAAGGCTGTCGAAATAGATCTTGCCCTTTGATGCATCGAGCTGCCGGTTCATGTCGCCGATGGAAATCGTGTCCGGCAATTCGCCACGCGCCTTGATGCGTGGTTCGGCGAAATTCTGCTGCCAGTCTGTTATCGCCGTCTTGATCTTGTCGATGCGTGCAACCTGCTTGGGATTGTCGCTCACCGACGCCTTGACGTCTTCGATGGTCTTGTAGATGGACGCGCTGCCTTGTTTGTAAGGCGCCAGGAAATCCTGATTTCCCATAATCATGTAGCCGCGTAGACCGGTTTCCATATCAACCGCTGCACCGGTTATTGCATCTGTCTTGCGCAGAACATCGGTCGTGTGGTCAACCCAGAAACTGCTCTGCTTCATCGAGCTGATACTGGAAAGAGCAATTGCGCCAATGGCGACCGACAGTAATGCCGGGGCAACGGTACCAGCGACGACTTTCGCTTTAGTCGGAAGATTATTGAATGAAAACATAAAGGCCGGCCTCCAGATGGCACAGTGTTGACGCTTTGCATGGCGTTTCGCCGAACAACTGCGACTACCCTTCAAGTCTTCAATTTCATAGGGTTAAGCGGTGGGTCGTTCTTCGTCGTTTCATGGCACGGCTGAGAAACATCAGGGAATTTCAGCGAGCGATAAAATGATACTTCCGAGATAGTTAAAAATTTAAACATTGTGCAGTGCAACTATTCTGGTTGCTATTCGTTACATCTGGTTTTGCAATTGATTGACAATCGTCAAAACGAGCGGTCATTCTTCTTTCGTTCTTTTTCTATTGCGCTTGCTGCTCGAATCCTGCGAATAGGACGCATGCAATTTTCACCGCAACAGGATGAAGCCCTTAAGGCTGTTTCGCGATGGTTGAAGGAAGGTCGTAGCCAGGTCTTCCGCCTGTTCGGCTATGCCGGTACGGGCAAGACGACGCTCGCCAAGCATTTCGCCGAACATGTGGATGGCGAAGTGCTTTTTGCTGCCTTCACCGGCAAGGCTGCTCAGGTTCTGCGTTCGCGCGGGGCCACCAATGCGCGCACCATCCATTCGCTGATCTATCGCCCACGCGGCGAGGAGACGGTGGAAGATGAGGAAACCGGCAAGACCTCCATCGCGCCGATGTTTTCCATCAACCGCCAGAGCCCACTTGCCAAGGCGGCGCTCATCATCATCGATGAGTGTTCCATGGTGGATGAGCAGCTGGGCAAGGATTTGATGAGCTTCGGCACACCGATCCTCGTTCTGGGCGATCCCGGCCAGTTGCCACCGGTTACCGGTGGCGGGTTCTTCACGGAGCAGGAGCCGGATTATCTTCTGTCGGAAATCCACCGTCAGGCGAAGGATAACCCCATCATCCAGCTTGCCATGGATGTGCGCGAGGGCCGCGAGATCATGCGTGGCGATTACGGTACGGCGCAGGTCATTTCCAAAACGGAAGTGACGCAGGGGCTTGTGCTGGACGCCGATCAGGTTCTGGTGGGCACCAACCGCACGCGCAAGCGCTATAACCAGCGCCTGCGGGAACTGAAGGGCTTTACGGCAGACTATCCCCAATCCGGCGACAAGCTGGTCTGCCTGCGCAATGATCCGGCAAAGGGTCTGCTGAACGGTTCTCTCTGGCAGGTGATGAGCTCATCGCGCGAGACAGTAAAGCCCGGTATCAACCTGATGATCCGCCCGGAAGACGACGATATGGATCGCGGTGCGGCAAAGATCAAACTGCTGAAAGCCGCCTTCGAGGAAACCGAAACGGAAATTCCGTGGTCGACGCGCAAGCGTTATGACGAGTTCGATTACGGCTATGCGCTGACGGTTCACAAGGCACAGGGCTCGCAGTGGAACAATGTCGTGCTGTTCGACGAAAGCTTCGCCTTCCGTGATACGCGAGAGCGCTGGCTCTACACCGCAATCACCCGCGCCGCCGAAACGCTTACCATCGTGCGGTAAGCGACGGCGCTCACGCGTTTCCATTTAACAAGGAAACGCTCTCGGGTCGTCCATCAAGCCTTCAGCACACCCATGACGGTTGCCTTGGCAACGGCCTGAAAGCGATTGTTGGCGCTGAATTTCTGCATCAGGCTGTCTTCGAGGCTTTGTAGTTCGTTGGAAGAAATGCCGAGGGTGCGGGTCAGCCGCACAGCGGCGTAGCCTTCGGCCATCAGTTCGAGGCAGGTGCGTTCCTGCTCGGTCAGTTCCACATCGGCATCATCCGCCTTCTGTTCCGGCAGGTCTTCCGGCGACATCAGGTCGCTGATCTGCTGGATCTGGCGGCGGACGGTGGAGATTTCGGAGGTCAGTTCGCGCTTGCGGGCTTCGAGAACCGTCTGGAAAATGTCGTCGGCTTCATCTTGCGATGACGCTGCCTCGAGCTTCGCCATAATGTCCTGAATGACGGCGACAGGGATGCCGACTTCGCGGAACAGGTTCACGACGGCCATACGGTGAACGTCCTGATGGGAGTAGATGCGCATCAGGCCGGAACGGCGCGAAGACAGGATCGCCTTTTCCTCATAGAAATGCAGGGTCCGGTGCGTGACGCCGAACATGTTGGCCATGTCGGCAATGGCAACGGGTTCGGGCGGCAGCGGGTAGGGGAGTTTGACGTCGGGTAGAAAGCCCTTCAGCTTCGCTACGGAAAAGGGAGTAGCCCCAGGCTTATGCATTCCCGTTTTCTCGCCCATAGATGTCTCCCTCCAAGGCGACTTACGGACGGAAACCGGGCCTGCGCTGCGCGGTTTCCGGCTGATTACGGCATCGATGCTCGCATCATCTGCAAAGGCAATATCGTCATTCATTTCAAGTTGTACATTAGTATATGAAAATGTTTGTGTCATTTGATTTCCCCAAGCCATCCGCGCATGAATGCAACCCAAAGGGATTAGTTCCACGTAACAACAAATATTTTTTCGAATCCGCTTGCGGGTAGCGTAATACTGCGGGAAACAGGGCATTATCCGCTGTTAGAACAGGTGCCGAAGATGCCGACGAAACTCTCCGTCAATCTCAATGCCATCGCCATGCTGCGCAATCGCCGCGACCTGCCATGGCCGGATGTGGCTGCCTTCGGACGCATCGCTCTTCAGGCGGGCGCCAGCGGACTGACCGTTCATCCGCGTCCCGACCAGCGGCACATACGCTTCTCCGATCTGCCGATCTTGCGCGCGCTCATCGATGATGAGTTTCCGCAGGCCGAGTTCAACATGGAAGGTTATCCGACAGAGGATTTTCTGTTGCTGTGCGAGGAGACCGAGCCGGAGCAGGTGACGCTCGTGCCGGACGATCCGTCTCAGGCCACTTCCGATCACGGCTGGGATTTCCGCAAGCATGGAGACTTTCTCAAAGACGTGGTTGCGCGGCTTAAATCCCAAGGCATGCGCGTGTCGCTCTTTGCCGATGGTGACGGGGACCGGGAGGCGGTTGAGCTTGCTGCTGCAACGGGCGCTGCCCGCATAGAGCTTTACACCGGCCCTTACGGCGGCTGCTACGATGACGCGAAGGCCGCTGCCGAGTGGATTGAGAAACTCGGAAAGACCGCTGATTTCGCTCAGGAATTCGGTCTCGATGTCAATGCCGGTCACGATCTGACGGTTGCCAACCTCCCGGCTCTGGTCAAGCGCATTCCGCAACTGGCGGAAGTTTCCATCGGTCATGGGCTGACGGCGGATGCGCTGGAATTTGGCATGGCCGAAACAGTACGGCGTTTTTGCCGGGCCTGCGGTCAGGCTATTTCATAACTATCGTCAGTTTTTTGGCTTTATAATGAAACCGCGTAGACGCTACGCGGTTTGATTTTTTTATTTAAGAAGGCACCATCTATGCAGGAAC
This window contains:
- a CDS encoding methyl-accepting chemotaxis protein; its protein translation is MSFLENAKIRTKILSLIVPVAVVGLAGVGFVSSNYKNADNNYSDFISQDAIAASELFRANTSLVAIGYDTTVGLMMTEQSVKPTEIEATYKKDVDAVSRRLDNAKKLVPEIGPQLDAMNDRAKTIIASLDKVWGAMRTGDFQTGRKVLLDAGPAIEQWRTDIRGISEGNLQAVLTKSDALTDQTNSTILTSLVSLGILFILAIVTSLWVSARGITGPISRLSSRMVSLAGGETKPEIEGVNRKDEVGQMAQAVSVFRENALERARLEQEADANRSLSEKERIAREEQKAREAADTQFAVDNLANGLSRLSEGDVSYRISQPFVDHLDVVRNNFNASAEKLQSALSRVAENARGIDAGANEIRAAADDLAKRTEQQAASVEETAAALEEITTTVKDSTKRAQEAGHLVARARTGAEQSGNVVRKAVVAMEQIEKSSSEISNIISVIDEIAFQTNLLALNAGVEAARAGEAGKGFAVVAQEVRELAQRSANAAKDIKALITTSNTQVQQGVELVGETGRALETIVTEVQEINRHVMAIVESAQEQSSGLQQINTAVNQMDQDTQKNAAMVEESTAASHSLAREAASLNQLLGQFKLAGSYEAPVRAATQAERPAPSPARALGRKIASAFNGNAAVKQDWEEF
- a CDS encoding aldo/keto reductase, whose product is MYDDIPTVTLPSGKNIPALGIGTWNMGDSRSSEAQEVASIRKAIELGMTVVDTAEMYADGRSEDVVGKAIRDLRNDVFLVSKVYPYNASALGTIDACERSLKRLGVEQLDLYLLHWRGSYPLEETVAAFEQLKQDGKIADWGVSNFDTDDMEELFAVENGSNCAANQVLYNLSRRGPEYDLLPWCQQHSVPIMAYSPIEQGRLLNNHELIRIAKAYQVTPAQVALAFLLERDGVLAIPKSARPERVEENRGAPDLEISEEDWTALDAAFPPQQKKTSLEML
- a CDS encoding LysE family translocator, producing the protein MTIETFIALLLFAFTTSITPGPNNMMLFASGVNFGFRRTIPHMLGIGVGFLSLLIGVGLGLGALLHSVPMLYTALKFAGGAYLVWIAWKIGTSRSLSDSKTGAEPMTFFGAAAFQWVNPKAWVMAVTAMATYTDENQYFLTVMLVGFAFAAVNLPSVSTWAGFGSALREWLSVPVRLKWFNITMAVLLVISLWPMLK
- a CDS encoding methyl-accepting chemotaxis protein translates to MFSFNNLPTKAKVVAGTVAPALLSVAIGAIALSSISSMKQSSFWVDHTTDVLRKTDAITGAAVDMETGLRGYMIMGNQDFLAPYKQGSASIYKTIEDVKASVSDNPKQVARIDKIKTAITDWQQNFAEPRIKARGELPDTISIGDMNRQLDASKGKIYFDSLRDLIKDMQSEEGSLLIARSAANEATVSSSITLIWGSLVAAAIIALTAGMLIGAGISRPIIAMTNAMKRLAGGETAVDVPGVGRRDEIGHMAEAVQVFKDNAIAKVRMEQEAEANRSMSEKERHERERQKAQEAADIQFAVDGLGQLADGNVGYRIATPFVEHLDRLRNDFNNSVGKLHQALTSVGKNARGIDAGANEIRSAADDLSKRTEQQAASVEETAAALEQIATTVRDSAKRAEEVGSLVTKTRLSAEHSGQVVRDAVLAMQQIEKSSGEISNIIGVIDEIAFQTNLLALNAGVEAARAGEAGKGFAVVAQEVRELAQRSATAAKEIKTLIVTSGDQVRAGVNLVGNTGTALEGIVSEVQQINHHVNAIVESSREQSVGIQEINSAVNTMDQGTQQNAAMVEQSTAASHSLAKEAAELNKLLAQFNLDGDTGSRSIHVASASSAPVASPTRQLMKKVAGAFGGGSAAAAQSWEEF
- a CDS encoding ATP-dependent DNA helicase; amino-acid sequence: MQFSPQQDEALKAVSRWLKEGRSQVFRLFGYAGTGKTTLAKHFAEHVDGEVLFAAFTGKAAQVLRSRGATNARTIHSLIYRPRGEETVEDEETGKTSIAPMFSINRQSPLAKAALIIIDECSMVDEQLGKDLMSFGTPILVLGDPGQLPPVTGGGFFTEQEPDYLLSEIHRQAKDNPIIQLAMDVREGREIMRGDYGTAQVISKTEVTQGLVLDADQVLVGTNRTRKRYNQRLRELKGFTADYPQSGDKLVCLRNDPAKGLLNGSLWQVMSSSRETVKPGINLMIRPEDDDMDRGAAKIKLLKAAFEETETEIPWSTRKRYDEFDYGYALTVHKAQGSQWNNVVLFDESFAFRDTRERWLYTAITRAAETLTIVR
- a CDS encoding MerR family transcriptional regulator; translation: MGEKTGMHKPGATPFSVAKLKGFLPDVKLPYPLPPEPVAIADMANMFGVTHRTLHFYEEKAILSSRRSGLMRIYSHQDVHRMAVVNLFREVGIPVAVIQDIMAKLEAASSQDEADDIFQTVLEARKRELTSEISTVRRQIQQISDLMSPEDLPEQKADDADVELTEQERTCLELMAEGYAAVRLTRTLGISSNELQSLEDSLMQKFSANNRFQAVAKATVMGVLKA
- a CDS encoding pyridoxine 5'-phosphate synthase, translating into MPTKLSVNLNAIAMLRNRRDLPWPDVAAFGRIALQAGASGLTVHPRPDQRHIRFSDLPILRALIDDEFPQAEFNMEGYPTEDFLLLCEETEPEQVTLVPDDPSQATSDHGWDFRKHGDFLKDVVARLKSQGMRVSLFADGDGDREAVELAAATGAARIELYTGPYGGCYDDAKAAAEWIEKLGKTADFAQEFGLDVNAGHDLTVANLPALVKRIPQLAEVSIGHGLTADALEFGMAETVRRFCRACGQAIS